In one window of Methanoculleus chikugoensis DNA:
- the pyrC gene encoding dihydroorotase encodes MNADLVLRNVTLPTGRSADIVVAGGIVRHVGAPVRADETIDCTGYTCLPGAIDMHVHMRGGMQAGKEDWRTGTTSAVAGGVTVVVDQPNTVPPLTTPELLRARIREAEERAVCGFAVNAGVVPGADLDGMWKAGAMAFGETFAAPSSYGEGLDEETLKELFANIHALGGVATVHAEEVSGRAPATLADHDRARSGEGEARAVRTISALAPAGLRLHFCHLSTAASVRAARGTVEVTPHHLFLSRENFDPDETRARVNPPLRDEVTRRNLWSCWDRIDVVASDHAPHTFQEKGVPFETAPSGIPGVETMVPLLMAAVQQGRITLASVIEKTSWRPAAILGIPRAGFEPGDRADYALYPDEITRIDASHLHAKCGWSPFEGLDAIFPQKVVVGGTRAYAHGDLREACAAWYPGQGYLSLQNK; translated from the coding sequence ATGAACGCCGACCTGGTGCTCCGGAACGTGACGCTCCCGACGGGCCGGAGCGCCGATATCGTCGTCGCCGGCGGTATCGTCCGGCACGTCGGTGCGCCGGTGCGTGCCGACGAGACGATCGACTGCACCGGGTACACCTGCCTCCCCGGTGCGATCGACATGCACGTCCACATGCGGGGAGGAATGCAGGCCGGGAAGGAAGACTGGCGGACGGGGACGACGAGCGCGGTCGCCGGCGGGGTGACGGTCGTCGTCGACCAGCCGAACACAGTCCCCCCCCTGACCACGCCCGAACTCCTCCGGGCACGCATCCGCGAGGCGGAGGAGCGGGCCGTATGCGGGTTCGCGGTGAACGCGGGCGTCGTGCCGGGGGCCGATCTTGACGGGATGTGGAAAGCCGGCGCGATGGCCTTCGGGGAGACCTTCGCCGCTCCGTCGAGTTACGGCGAGGGGCTCGATGAAGAGACGCTCAAGGAGTTGTTTGCCAACATCCACGCCCTCGGGGGGGTCGCGACCGTCCACGCCGAGGAGGTCTCCGGCCGGGCACCGGCGACGCTCGCCGACCACGACCGCGCCCGGTCCGGCGAAGGAGAGGCACGGGCCGTCCGGACGATCTCGGCCCTCGCCCCGGCAGGGCTGCGGCTCCACTTCTGCCACCTCAGCACCGCCGCCTCAGTCAGGGCCGCGCGCGGCACGGTGGAGGTGACGCCGCACCACCTCTTCCTCTCGCGTGAGAACTTCGATCCGGACGAGACCAGAGCACGGGTGAACCCCCCCCTCCGGGACGAGGTGACCCGGCGCAATCTATGGTCGTGCTGGGACAGGATAGACGTCGTCGCCTCGGACCACGCCCCGCACACGTTTCAAGAGAAGGGGGTGCCCTTCGAGACCGCGCCCTCCGGCATCCCCGGGGTCGAGACGATGGTGCCGCTCCTGATGGCGGCGGTGCAGCAAGGCCGGATCACCCTTGCCTCGGTTATCGAGAAGACGTCGTGGAGACCCGCAGCCATCCTCGGCATCCCGCGCGCGGGATTCGAGCCGGGCGACCGGGCGGACTACGCCCTCTACCCGGACGAGATCACCCGGATCGACGCCTCCCACCTCCACGCAAAGTGCGGCTGGTCGCCGTTCGAAGGGCTCGACGCGATCTTCCCACAAAAGGTGGTCGTCGGGGGAACGCGGGCCTACGCCCACGGCGATCTCCGGGAAGCCTGTGCAGCGTGGTATCCCGGGCAAGGATATTTATCTTTGCAGAATAAATAA
- a CDS encoding DUF2156 domain-containing protein yields the protein MLRFADFKPVSLDDRDLFSRHYRQYPQVHSDNTFANMVCWNHYADYRFVEVEGSIVLSSTIDGVTAFRMPIGPRNPDLLEDVIDLALREGNDIPLRVLDPANEEWLREAYPDLPLHENRDFFDYVYRTEDLAELAGKDYATIRRQVNRFGREYAYTVEKITEENIEEVWEFLVVWCEWRDCDSEPLLAYEKDAILFAANNFFATELEGWLVRIGGTIGAISIVGPVNESMAVVHFEKALPETYRSIYKVITTETAAGLRNRYRYVNRECDMGVAGLRESKTRYHPACMVKVYYVTRDDLEACCR from the coding sequence ATGCTGAGATTTGCCGACTTCAAACCCGTGAGCCTGGACGATCGCGACCTCTTCTCAAGGCACTACCGGCAGTACCCCCAGGTGCACAGCGACAACACGTTCGCAAACATGGTCTGCTGGAACCACTACGCTGACTACCGCTTCGTAGAGGTCGAAGGTTCGATCGTCCTCTCGAGCACCATCGACGGCGTGACGGCGTTCCGGATGCCGATCGGCCCGAGAAACCCGGATCTCCTCGAGGACGTCATCGACCTCGCACTCCGGGAGGGGAACGATATACCGTTGCGGGTTCTCGACCCGGCAAACGAGGAGTGGCTCCGGGAGGCCTACCCGGACCTCCCGCTGCACGAGAACCGGGACTTCTTCGACTACGTCTACCGGACCGAAGACCTCGCCGAACTCGCCGGGAAGGACTACGCCACCATCCGCCGCCAGGTCAACCGGTTCGGGCGGGAATACGCGTATACCGTCGAGAAGATCACGGAGGAGAACATCGAGGAGGTCTGGGAGTTCCTGGTCGTCTGGTGCGAGTGGCGGGACTGCGACTCCGAACCCCTTCTTGCTTACGAAAAAGACGCCATCCTCTTTGCCGCGAACAACTTCTTCGCCACCGAACTCGAGGGATGGCTCGTCAGGATCGGCGGCACCATCGGGGCGATATCGATCGTCGGGCCGGTCAACGAATCGATGGCGGTCGTCCACTTCGAGAAAGCCCTTCCCGAGACCTACCGCAGCATCTACAAGGTGATCACGACCGAGACGGCGGCCGGGCTCCGGAACCGCTACCGCTACGTCAACCGGGAGTGCGATATGGGCGTCGCCGGGCTCCGGGAGTCGAAGACGCGCTACCATCCCGCGTGCATGGTCAAGGTCTACTACGTGACCCGGGACGACCTGGAGGCGTGCTGCCGATGA
- a CDS encoding GNAT family N-acetyltransferase, translated as MTEEAGIEVRLVNVWDVETIADLYRAGGWWDERWDPADLTALIEGSFAFVVAVDRTTGKAVGMGRVISDGVSDGYVQDLVVLPGYRGHGIGTMILSALLDYCTAKGVAWVALVAEPGTEPFYTALGFRRMEGHTPMRWYPQD; from the coding sequence ATGACGGAGGAGGCGGGCATCGAGGTGCGCCTGGTGAACGTCTGGGACGTTGAGACGATCGCCGATCTCTACCGGGCCGGCGGCTGGTGGGACGAGCGATGGGATCCTGCCGACCTCACCGCCCTCATCGAAGGGAGTTTCGCCTTCGTCGTCGCCGTCGACCGGACGACCGGCAAAGCGGTCGGCATGGGCAGGGTGATCTCGGACGGGGTCTCGGACGGCTACGTCCAGGACCTGGTCGTCCTCCCCGGGTACCGCGGCCACGGCATCGGAACGATGATCTTATCTGCACTGCTCGATTACTGTACGGCTAAAGGTGTCGCCTGGGTCGCCCTCGTCGCCGAACCCGGAACCGAGCCGTTCTACACCGCGCTCGGTTTCCGGAGGATGGAAGGGCACACACCCATGCGGTGGTATCCACAAGACTGA
- the hypE gene encoding hydrogenase expression/formation protein HypE produces the protein MKVNLMHGAGGEVMGELLRVITNLEHNNAGGIGLESLDDGAVIPLNGQNIVFTTDNHVVSPIFFPGGDIGRIAVCGTINDLAMMGGRPIALSCGMVIPEGFEVADLERIVASMDAALGECGASLVTGDTKVLERSALDTIVVNTAGIGVAERVVRDNGLQPGDTIIVSGTIGDHGIAIMAHREGFDFGGQIKSDVAPLWPLVEKALAAGDIHAMKDPTRGGFANAINEMTRKSGVGVVIEEEALPFRASVRSAAGMLGLDPLEVANEGKVVMGVAPHDAEAVLAALRSHPYGRDAAIVGEVVEGSNVVMRTAIGGERFIEPPVGDPVPRVC, from the coding sequence ATGAAAGTCAACCTCATGCACGGTGCCGGCGGCGAAGTGATGGGCGAGCTCCTGCGCGTCATCACCAACCTCGAGCACAACAACGCCGGCGGGATCGGGCTCGAATCGCTGGACGACGGCGCAGTCATCCCACTGAACGGTCAGAACATCGTCTTCACGACCGACAACCACGTAGTCTCGCCGATCTTCTTCCCCGGAGGGGATATCGGGCGCATCGCCGTCTGCGGAACCATCAACGACCTCGCGATGATGGGCGGGCGGCCGATCGCGCTCTCGTGCGGCATGGTCATCCCCGAAGGCTTCGAGGTCGCCGACCTCGAGCGGATCGTCGCGTCGATGGACGCAGCACTCGGTGAGTGCGGGGCGAGCCTCGTCACGGGGGACACCAAGGTGCTTGAGCGGAGCGCGCTCGACACCATCGTCGTCAACACCGCCGGCATCGGCGTCGCCGAGCGGGTGGTGCGGGACAACGGCCTTCAGCCCGGAGATACGATCATCGTCAGCGGCACCATCGGCGACCACGGCATCGCCATCATGGCCCACCGCGAGGGGTTCGATTTCGGCGGCCAGATCAAGTCCGACGTCGCTCCCCTCTGGCCGCTCGTCGAGAAGGCGCTCGCCGCCGGGGACATCCACGCCATGAAAGACCCGACACGAGGCGGGTTTGCAAACGCCATCAACGAGATGACGAGAAAGAGCGGCGTCGGCGTCGTCATCGAGGAGGAGGCTCTCCCCTTCCGGGCAAGCGTCCGGAGCGCCGCCGGGATGCTCGGCCTCGACCCCCTCGAGGTGGCGAACGAGGGCAAGGTCGTGATGGGGGTCGCGCCCCATGATGCGGAGGCCGTCCTCGCGGCGCTCCGGAGCCACCCCTACGGGCGTGACGCCGCGATCGTCGGCGAGGTCGTCGAAGGCTCGAACGTGGTCATGCGCACCGCCATCGGCGGAGAGCGGTTCATCGAACCGCCGGTCGGCGACCCGGTTCCGCGTGTCTGCTGA
- a CDS encoding hydrogenase maturation nickel metallochaperone HypA, whose protein sequence is MHEYSIAYDIYTTARRAAIENNAKEVKCVSVDVGKLAMVNPEQVAFLFNVIIEDDPLLSGAQLSCRDVEARTRCSCGYEGDERFVCPGCGKLPEIVAGMEIVVTNIEIEVDEE, encoded by the coding sequence ATGCACGAGTACAGCATCGCCTACGACATCTACACGACCGCCCGCCGGGCTGCGATCGAGAACAACGCAAAAGAGGTGAAGTGCGTCTCTGTAGATGTCGGCAAACTGGCGATGGTGAACCCCGAACAGGTAGCGTTCCTCTTCAACGTCATCATCGAGGACGACCCGCTCTTATCGGGGGCACAACTCTCGTGCCGGGACGTCGAGGCACGCACCCGCTGCTCCTGCGGCTACGAGGGGGACGAGCGGTTTGTCTGCCCCGGGTGCGGGAAACTCCCGGAGATCGTTGCAGGAATGGAAATTGTAGTCACCAACATCGAGATAGAAGTGGACGAAGAATGA
- a CDS encoding HypC/HybG/HupF family hydrogenase formation chaperone, with amino-acid sequence MCIAMPAEVLEIKEGNIGVVDFGDLQQEVRLDLVDVKVGEFVLVHVGFAIQRLSREEGLETREVFRQVYAAMEE; translated from the coding sequence ATGTGTATTGCAATGCCCGCTGAGGTACTCGAGATAAAAGAGGGCAACATCGGCGTCGTCGACTTCGGCGACCTGCAGCAGGAGGTCAGGCTCGACCTCGTCGACGTGAAGGTCGGGGAGTTCGTGCTCGTCCACGTCGGGTTTGCCATCCAGCGCCTCAGCAGAGAGGAGGGGCTTGAGACCCGCGAGGTCTTCAGGCAGGTCTACGCCGCGATGGAGGAGTAA